Proteins encoded within one genomic window of Bacillus thuringiensis:
- the sspF gene encoding acid-soluble spore protein SspF, giving the protein MSRRRGVMSNQFKEELAKELGFYDVVQKEGWGGIRAKDAGNMVKRAIEIAEQQLMKQNQ; this is encoded by the coding sequence TTGAGTAGACGAAGAGGTGTCATGTCAAATCAATTTAAAGAAGAGCTTGCAAAAGAGCTAGGCTTTTATGATGTTGTTCAGAAAGAAGGCTGGGGCGGAATTCGTGCGAAAGATGCTGGTAACATGGTGAAACGTGCTATAGAAATTGCAGAACAGCAATTAATGAAACAAAACCAGTAG
- the yabG gene encoding sporulation peptidase YabG, producing MALHVGELVERYSHNRDILFRIIEIKGEIAILFGEEIRLVADAPLEDLISIDQREHKKRAKREKETMERTYRLFQQDYVLMKQRHEHTSTGGYTSEVNYFQMPGRVLHIDGDPLYLRKCLDLYNKIGVPVQGIHCKETEMHEKVVDLIDHFRPDILVITGHDAYTKSKGVKGDLAAYRHSRHFVQAVREVRKKYPSLDQLVIFAGACQSHFEALIRAGANFASSPSRINIHALDPVYVVGKISFTSFMERVNVWDVVRNTITGEKGLGGIETRGILRTGLPFQHYEE from the coding sequence ATGGCTTTACATGTTGGAGAATTAGTGGAACGATATTCTCATAATAGGGATATCCTTTTTCGTATTATAGAAATAAAAGGCGAGATAGCCATATTGTTTGGAGAGGAAATTAGATTGGTGGCGGATGCGCCACTTGAAGATTTAATTAGTATAGATCAACGAGAACATAAAAAAAGAGCGAAGCGTGAGAAAGAAACAATGGAGCGCACGTATCGTTTGTTTCAACAAGATTATGTATTGATGAAACAAAGGCATGAACATACTTCAACTGGTGGATATACGAGTGAGGTAAATTATTTTCAAATGCCAGGACGTGTATTGCACATAGATGGAGACCCGTTATATTTGCGCAAGTGCCTAGATCTATATAATAAAATTGGCGTTCCTGTACAAGGTATTCATTGTAAAGAAACAGAGATGCATGAAAAGGTAGTAGATTTAATAGATCATTTTCGCCCGGACATTTTAGTTATTACAGGGCACGATGCGTATACAAAATCCAAAGGGGTAAAGGGAGATTTAGCGGCATATAGGCATTCAAGACATTTTGTACAGGCTGTTCGAGAAGTGCGAAAAAAATATCCATCATTGGATCAACTCGTTATTTTTGCTGGAGCATGTCAATCACACTTTGAAGCATTAATTCGAGCGGGTGCTAATTTTGCCAGTTCACCATCTAGAATTAATATTCACGCACTAGATCCTGTATATGTAGTTGGCAAAATTAGTTTTACGTCATTTATGGAGAGAGTCAATGTATGGGATGTTGTACGTAATACGATTACTGGCGAAAAAGGACTTGGCGGGATTGAGACAAGGGGAATTTTGCGAACTGGATTACCCTTTCAACATTATGAAGAATAA
- the metG gene encoding methionine--tRNA ligase, with protein MTEEKKSFYITTPIYYPSGKLHIGHAYTTVAGDAMARYKRMQGYNVHYLTGTDEHGQKIQKKAEELNVTPQAYVDNIVAGIKELWEKMDISYDDFIRTTEDRHKDVVEKIFKQLVDQGDIYLDEYEGWYSVQDETFYTEHQLVDPIMEGDKVVGGKSPDSGHDVELVREESYFFRMGKYVDRLLKFYEDNPHFIQPESRKNEMINNFIKPGLEDLAVSRTSFDWGVRVPGNPKHVIYVWVDALSNYITALGYGTENEEMYKKFWPADVHLVGKEIVRFHTIYWPIILMALDLPLPKKVFAHGWILMKDGKMSKSKGNVVDPVTLIDRYGLDALRYYLLREVPFGSDGVFTPEGFVERINFDLANDLGNLLNRTVAMIDKYFNGEIPAFKANVTEFDETLVTFAKDTLKKVEEAMENMEFSVALSSIWQLVSRTNKYIDETQPWVLAKDENDREKLASVMAHLAEVLRQTGIMLMPFLTVAPSKMFAQLGLTDEAHKSWESLSTIGCIPAGTKVEKGNPIFPRLEMEVEVEYIKEQMKSSAPKVEEKKEEEPKVEEITIDDFFKVELRVAEVLSAEPVKKADKLLKIQLDLGTEKRQVVSGIAKFYSPEELKGKKVICVTNLKPVKLRGELSQGMILAGEENGVLSLASIDQNLPNGTKIK; from the coding sequence ATGACAGAGGAAAAAAAATCCTTTTATATTACTACCCCAATTTATTATCCAAGTGGAAAATTACACATTGGACATGCTTATACAACAGTAGCAGGAGATGCGATGGCACGCTATAAGCGTATGCAAGGATATAATGTTCATTATTTAACAGGAACTGATGAGCATGGACAGAAGATTCAAAAGAAAGCAGAAGAATTAAACGTTACACCACAAGCATATGTGGACAACATCGTTGCAGGAATTAAAGAACTTTGGGAGAAGATGGATATCTCTTATGATGATTTTATTCGTACAACTGAAGATCGTCATAAAGATGTTGTTGAAAAAATCTTTAAGCAACTAGTAGATCAAGGTGATATTTACCTTGATGAATATGAAGGTTGGTATTCTGTACAAGATGAGACATTCTATACGGAGCACCAATTAGTAGATCCAATTATGGAAGGTGACAAAGTAGTTGGAGGGAAAAGTCCAGATAGTGGTCATGATGTAGAACTTGTTCGTGAAGAATCGTATTTCTTTAGAATGGGTAAATATGTCGATAGACTATTAAAATTCTATGAAGATAATCCACATTTCATTCAGCCAGAGTCTCGTAAGAATGAAATGATTAATAACTTTATTAAACCAGGCTTAGAAGACTTAGCGGTTTCTCGTACTTCATTTGACTGGGGAGTTCGTGTTCCAGGTAACCCCAAACACGTTATTTACGTATGGGTTGACGCATTATCTAACTACATTACAGCATTAGGTTATGGAACAGAAAATGAAGAGATGTATAAGAAATTCTGGCCGGCAGATGTACATTTAGTTGGAAAAGAAATCGTTCGTTTCCATACAATTTATTGGCCAATCATTTTAATGGCATTAGATTTACCTCTTCCGAAAAAAGTCTTTGCTCATGGTTGGATTTTAATGAAGGATGGAAAGATGAGTAAGTCAAAAGGAAATGTAGTAGATCCAGTTACATTAATCGATCGTTACGGATTAGATGCATTACGTTATTACTTACTTCGTGAAGTTCCATTCGGATCTGATGGCGTATTCACACCAGAAGGATTTGTGGAGCGTATTAATTTCGATTTAGCAAATGACTTAGGTAACTTATTAAATCGTACAGTAGCTATGATTGATAAGTACTTTAATGGAGAAATCCCTGCATTTAAAGCAAATGTAACAGAATTTGATGAAACGTTAGTAACGTTTGCGAAAGATACATTGAAAAAAGTAGAAGAAGCAATGGAGAATATGGAATTCTCTGTAGCGCTAAGCTCAATTTGGCAATTGGTTAGCCGTACGAATAAATATATTGATGAAACACAACCATGGGTATTAGCGAAAGATGAGAATGATCGTGAAAAGTTAGCTTCTGTAATGGCTCATTTAGCAGAAGTACTTCGTCAAACGGGTATTATGCTTATGCCATTCTTAACAGTAGCACCAAGCAAAATGTTTGCTCAGCTTGGTCTTACTGATGAAGCACATAAATCTTGGGAAAGTCTATCTACAATTGGCTGTATTCCAGCTGGAACAAAAGTAGAAAAAGGAAACCCAATTTTCCCTCGTTTAGAAATGGAAGTGGAAGTAGAGTACATTAAAGAACAAATGAAAAGCTCTGCACCTAAAGTAGAAGAGAAAAAAGAAGAAGAACCGAAGGTAGAAGAAATTACAATTGATGATTTCTTTAAAGTAGAATTACGCGTAGCAGAAGTACTATCTGCTGAACCTGTGAAAAAAGCAGATAAGTTGTTAAAAATCCAGCTAGACTTAGGCACAGAAAAGCGTCAAGTCGTTTCTGGAATTGCAAAATTCTATTCGCCAGAAGAACTAAAAGGTAAAAAGGTTATTTGTGTAACAAACTTAAAACCTGTAAAATTACGCGGTGAATTATCACAAGGTATGATTTTAGCGGGTGAAGAAAATGGCGTATTGTCATTAGCGTCAATTGACCAAAATCTACCAAACGGTACAAAAATCAAGTAA
- a CDS encoding AbrB/MazE/SpoVT family DNA-binding domain-containing protein has protein sequence MKSTGIVRKVDELGRVVIPIELRRTLGIAEKDALEIYVDDEKIILKKYKPNMTCQVTGEVSDGNLSLAEGKIILSKEGAEQILNELQDYIETAK, from the coding sequence ATGAAATCTACTGGTATCGTTCGTAAAGTTGATGAATTAGGTCGTGTAGTAATTCCAATCGAATTACGCCGTACTTTAGGTATTGCAGAAAAGGATGCTCTTGAAATCTACGTTGATGACGAGAAAATCATCTTAAAAAAATATAAGCCAAACATGACTTGCCAAGTAACTGGTGAAGTATCTGATGGTAACCTATCTTTAGCTGAAGGTAAAATTATCTTAAGCAAAGAAGGCGCTGAGCAAATCTTAAACGAACTTCAAGATTATATCGAAACAGCAAAATAA
- the veg gene encoding biofilm formation stimulator Veg — translation MSKRLDEIKSELDHHLGQRLMLKANSGRRKTVEQSGVLAETYRSVFVVQLDQQEDALQRVSYSYADVLTETVELTFYGEPHNEVLL, via the coding sequence ATGTCAAAACGTTTAGATGAAATTAAAAGCGAATTAGATCACCATCTTGGACAGAGACTGATGTTAAAGGCAAATAGTGGGAGAAGAAAGACTGTAGAACAATCAGGTGTACTTGCAGAAACGTACCGTTCTGTTTTTGTTGTACAACTGGATCAGCAAGAAGATGCGTTGCAACGTGTATCGTATAGCTATGCGGATGTTTTAACAGAGACAGTAGAGTTAACATTTTATGGTGAACCTCATAATGAAGTACTTTTATAA
- the ispE gene encoding 4-(cytidine 5'-diphospho)-2-C-methyl-D-erythritol kinase: MKLLVKAPAKINLSLDVLGKRQDGYHEVKMIMTTIDLADRLELMELAEDRIEILSHNRYVPDDQRNLAYQAAKLLKEKFNVKKGVSITIEKTIPVAAGLAGGSSDAAATLRGLNKLWNLGLTIDQLAELGAEIGSDVSFCVYGGTAIATGRGEQIEHIKTPPSCWVILAKPHIGVSTADVYGNLKLNRVTHPNVDKMVDVINAGDYKGICDTVGNVLEDVTFAMHPEVARIKAQMKRFGADAVLMSGSGPTVFGLVHHDSRMHRIYNGLKGFCEQVYAVRLLGERETLE, encoded by the coding sequence TTGAAGCTACTAGTGAAAGCACCAGCAAAGATTAATCTGTCGTTAGATGTACTGGGAAAAAGACAAGACGGATATCATGAAGTGAAAATGATTATGACAACAATTGATTTAGCGGATCGTTTAGAACTAATGGAATTAGCAGAAGACCGTATTGAAATTTTATCCCATAATCGGTATGTCCCAGACGACCAAAGGAATTTAGCTTATCAAGCAGCGAAATTATTAAAAGAGAAGTTTAATGTGAAAAAAGGTGTATCTATTACTATCGAAAAAACGATTCCAGTAGCAGCTGGATTAGCGGGTGGAAGTAGTGATGCAGCAGCGACATTACGTGGTCTTAATAAATTATGGAATTTAGGGCTTACAATTGACCAGTTAGCAGAGCTTGGCGCAGAAATTGGGTCAGATGTATCGTTTTGCGTATATGGTGGAACAGCAATTGCCACTGGAAGAGGAGAGCAAATTGAGCATATAAAAACTCCACCTTCTTGTTGGGTTATTTTAGCAAAACCACATATTGGTGTATCTACTGCTGATGTGTATGGAAATTTAAAATTAAATCGAGTTACACATCCAAATGTAGATAAAATGGTTGATGTCATAAATGCTGGGGACTACAAAGGGATTTGTGATACTGTTGGTAACGTTTTAGAAGATGTAACGTTTGCGATGCACCCTGAAGTTGCGCGTATTAAGGCACAAATGAAGCGATTTGGAGCGGATGCCGTATTAATGAGTGGAAGTGGCCCAACCGTATTTGGTCTTGTGCACCATGATTCGCGAATGCATCGTATATATAACGGATTAAAAGGATTTTGCGAACAAGTATACGCAGTACGTTTATTGGGAGAGCGAGAAACGCTTGAATAA
- the rnmV gene encoding ribonuclease M5 has protein sequence MKIKEIIVVEGKDDTVAIKRAVDADTIETNGSAIGDHVIEQVKLALQKRGVIIFTDPDYPGERIRKIISDKVPGCKHAFLPKEEALAKRKKGVGIEHASNESIRRALENIHEEMEAYTSEISWSDLVDAGLVGGEMAKSRRERMGKLLKIGYTNAKQLHKRLQMFQVSKESFAEAYKQVIQEERK, from the coding sequence ATGAAAATTAAAGAGATTATCGTTGTAGAAGGTAAAGATGATACAGTTGCGATTAAGCGTGCTGTTGATGCGGATACAATTGAAACGAACGGTTCAGCAATCGGTGATCATGTTATTGAGCAGGTGAAATTAGCGCTGCAAAAAAGAGGCGTTATTATTTTCACAGATCCGGATTATCCTGGAGAGCGTATTCGAAAAATCATTTCTGATAAGGTCCCTGGTTGCAAACATGCTTTTTTACCGAAGGAAGAAGCACTTGCTAAAAGGAAAAAAGGCGTCGGAATTGAACATGCTTCTAATGAATCAATTCGCCGTGCTTTAGAGAATATACATGAAGAAATGGAAGCTTACACAAGTGAAATTAGTTGGAGCGATTTAGTCGATGCAGGCTTAGTGGGCGGAGAAATGGCAAAGAGTCGCAGAGAAAGAATGGGTAAGCTATTAAAGATTGGTTATACAAATGCAAAACAGTTACATAAACGTTTACAAATGTTTCAAGTTTCAAAAGAATCGTTTGCAGAAGCTTATAAGCAAGTCATACAGGAGGAAAGAAAATGA
- a CDS encoding TatD family hydrolase: MLFDTHSHLNAEQFEEDLQEVIARMKEAGVTYTVVVGFDEVTIKKAIELAEAYDFIYAAVGWHPVDAIDMTEEHLAWLEELASHPKVVALGEMGLDYHWDKSPKEIQKEVFRKQITLAKKVKLPIIIHNRDATQDIVDILEEENAAEVGGIMHCFSGSVEVAQRCVDMNFLISLGGPVTFKNAKKPKEVAAEIPLEKLLIETDCPYLTPHPFRGKRNEPSYVKLVAEEIANLKGISYEEVAEITTKNAKALFGVE; this comes from the coding sequence ATGTTGTTTGATACACATTCACATTTGAATGCGGAGCAATTTGAAGAAGATTTACAAGAAGTTATTGCACGAATGAAAGAAGCAGGAGTTACTTATACAGTCGTTGTTGGTTTTGATGAAGTAACGATAAAAAAAGCGATTGAATTAGCCGAAGCCTATGATTTTATTTACGCTGCGGTTGGATGGCATCCAGTTGATGCAATCGACATGACAGAAGAGCATTTAGCGTGGTTAGAAGAACTTGCTTCCCATCCTAAAGTCGTTGCACTTGGGGAAATGGGCTTAGATTATCACTGGGATAAGTCTCCAAAAGAAATACAGAAGGAAGTATTCCGTAAACAAATTACATTAGCCAAAAAGGTAAAATTGCCGATTATTATACATAACCGCGATGCAACTCAAGATATTGTTGATATTCTGGAAGAAGAGAATGCAGCTGAAGTGGGAGGCATTATGCATTGCTTTAGCGGCAGCGTGGAAGTAGCGCAGCGATGTGTTGATATGAACTTTTTAATTTCGCTAGGCGGACCGGTTACATTTAAGAATGCTAAGAAACCGAAAGAAGTTGCTGCAGAGATTCCATTAGAGAAATTGTTAATAGAGACGGATTGTCCATATTTAACACCACATCCGTTTCGAGGGAAACGAAATGAACCGAGTTATGTAAAACTTGTAGCAGAAGAAATTGCGAACTTAAAAGGAATCTCTTATGAGGAAGTAGCAGAAATAACAACAAAAAATGCAAAAGCTTTATTTGGTGTTGAATAA
- the spoVG gene encoding septation regulator SpoVG: MEVTDVRLRRVNTEGRMRAIASITLDHEFVVHDIRVIDGNNGLFVAMPSKRTPDGEFRDIAHPINSNTRSKIQDAVLTEYHRLGELEEVEFEEAGAS, translated from the coding sequence ATGGAAGTGACTGACGTAAGATTACGCCGCGTAAACACAGAAGGCCGCATGAGAGCAATTGCCTCTATTACTCTAGACCATGAATTTGTTGTTCATGATATTCGTGTAATTGATGGTAATAATGGATTATTTGTAGCAATGCCAAGTAAACGTACTCCAGATGGAGAATTCCGTGACATTGCACATCCAATTAATTCTAATACACGCTCTAAAATTCAAGATGCGGTTTTAACAGAGTATCACCGTTTAGGCGAGTTAGAAGAGGTTGAGTTTGAAGAAGCGGGCGCTTCGTAA
- the purR gene encoding pur operon repressor, whose amino-acid sequence MKIRRSTRLVDMTYYLLQNPRQLVSLTFFAERYQSAKSSISEDLVIIKQTFEQQGVGTLQTVPGAAGGVKYIPYISEEEADLIIGELCSLFENPDRILPGGYLYMTDLLSNPRHINGAGRLFASVFARQPIDAVMTVATKGIPLAYAVANYLDVPVVIARKDNKVTEGPTVSINYVSGSSKRIQTMTLAKRSLPEGSNVLIIDDFMKAGGTIQGMMSMLEEFKANVVGIGVLVESTDIEERLINNFVSLIRLSEVDVKEKAIQVEKGNYSLAPFEEGLVEAE is encoded by the coding sequence ATGAAAATTAGACGAAGTACAAGATTAGTCGACATGACTTATTACTTGTTACAAAACCCTCGTCAGCTAGTTTCTCTCACTTTTTTTGCTGAAAGGTATCAATCAGCTAAGTCTTCTATTAGTGAAGATTTAGTTATTATTAAGCAAACGTTTGAACAACAAGGGGTCGGCACATTGCAAACGGTACCAGGAGCAGCAGGAGGAGTGAAATATATACCATATATAAGTGAAGAAGAGGCAGATCTAATTATTGGCGAGCTGTGTAGCTTATTCGAAAATCCAGATCGTATTTTGCCTGGTGGTTACTTATATATGACAGATCTTTTAAGTAATCCTCGTCATATTAATGGCGCAGGTCGTTTGTTTGCTTCTGTTTTTGCTAGGCAACCAATTGATGCAGTTATGACGGTGGCAACAAAGGGGATTCCACTTGCTTATGCAGTGGCAAATTACTTAGATGTACCGGTAGTAATTGCAAGGAAAGACAATAAGGTAACAGAAGGACCAACAGTTAGTATTAATTATGTATCAGGTTCTTCTAAGCGAATTCAAACAATGACGTTAGCAAAGCGTAGTCTTCCAGAAGGATCAAATGTTTTAATTATTGATGACTTCATGAAAGCTGGCGGAACAATTCAAGGTATGATGAGTATGTTAGAAGAGTTTAAGGCTAATGTTGTTGGTATTGGTGTATTAGTAGAGTCCACGGATATTGAAGAAAGATTAATTAATAATTTTGTATCATTAATCCGTCTTTCAGAAGTTGATGTGAAGGAAAAAGCAATTCAAGTGGAAAAGGGAAATTATTCACTGGCACCATTTGAAGAAGGGCTTGTAGAGGCTGAGTAA
- the rsmI gene encoding 16S rRNA (cytidine(1402)-2'-O)-methyltransferase, which yields MWQQKSFQQNEKGVLYLVPTPIGNLEDMTFRAIRILKEADVIAAEDTRQTKKLCNYFEIETPVMSYHEHNKEVSGRKILDKLADGKTVAIVSDAGMPCISDPGYDIVVEAVAAQYHVIPLPGANAALTALIASGLETKQFYFYGFLQRNKKERKMELEKLRYVQPTIMFYEAPHRLDDTLISMQEVLGNREIVLCRELTKKFEEFIRGTIEEAIEWTKQNEVRGEFCILVAGSTEEPAPEEQWWESISVYNHIEHYINEKGMNSKEAIKTVAKDRDLSKRDVYQIYHVDKK from the coding sequence ATGTGGCAACAAAAAAGCTTTCAGCAAAATGAAAAGGGAGTTTTATATTTAGTACCAACTCCAATCGGAAATTTAGAGGATATGACATTTCGTGCAATTCGAATTTTAAAAGAAGCAGATGTTATTGCAGCGGAGGATACAAGGCAAACGAAGAAGCTTTGTAATTATTTTGAAATTGAAACACCTGTGATGAGTTACCATGAACATAACAAAGAAGTAAGTGGACGAAAAATTTTAGATAAGTTAGCAGATGGTAAGACTGTAGCCATTGTGAGTGATGCTGGTATGCCGTGTATTTCAGACCCTGGTTACGATATTGTTGTAGAGGCTGTAGCAGCACAGTATCATGTTATCCCGCTTCCTGGGGCAAATGCAGCACTTACAGCATTAATTGCATCAGGTCTTGAAACAAAACAGTTTTATTTCTATGGATTTTTACAAAGAAATAAAAAAGAAAGAAAAATGGAGTTAGAGAAGCTTCGTTATGTACAACCTACAATAATGTTTTATGAAGCACCTCACCGTTTAGATGATACTTTAATCTCGATGCAAGAAGTGTTGGGAAATAGAGAAATTGTATTATGTCGAGAGTTAACGAAAAAATTTGAGGAATTTATTCGAGGGACAATCGAAGAAGCAATTGAGTGGACGAAACAAAATGAAGTTCGTGGCGAGTTTTGTATTTTAGTAGCTGGTTCAACGGAAGAACCTGCCCCAGAAGAACAATGGTGGGAATCTATTTCAGTATATAATCATATTGAACATTATATAAATGAAAAAGGTATGAATTCAAAAGAGGCGATAAAAACAGTCGCTAAAGATCGAGATTTGTCGAAACGCGATGTATATCAAATCTATCATGTCGATAAAAAATAA
- the rsmA gene encoding 16S rRNA (adenine(1518)-N(6)/adenine(1519)-N(6))-dimethyltransferase RsmA has protein sequence MKDIATPNRTKDIVEKYGFSFKKSLGQNFLIDTNVLNRIVDHAEIGSESGAIEIGPGIGALTEQLAKRAKKVVAFEIDQRLLPILDETLAPYSNVTVINKDVLKADVHEVFSEQFEKGQDVMVVANLPYYITTPILFKLLEEKLPVRGFVVMMQKEVGDRLAAKPGTKEYGSLSIAIQYYTEVETVMTVPRTVFVPQPNVDSAIIRLLKRPKPVVEVTDENFFFEVVRASFAQRRKTLMNNLSNNLNGFPKDKELLDRILTEVEIDPKRRGETLSIEEFATLSNALVLHKLS, from the coding sequence ATGAAGGATATCGCAACGCCAAATCGTACGAAAGACATAGTTGAAAAATATGGATTTTCATTCAAGAAAAGTTTAGGGCAAAATTTTTTAATTGATACGAATGTATTAAATCGTATCGTTGATCACGCTGAGATTGGTTCAGAAAGTGGTGCAATTGAAATTGGACCAGGTATCGGTGCGTTAACAGAACAATTAGCGAAGCGTGCTAAAAAAGTAGTTGCTTTTGAAATTGATCAGAGATTATTACCGATTTTAGATGAAACGTTAGCTCCATATAGCAACGTTACAGTTATAAATAAAGATGTACTAAAGGCAGATGTACATGAGGTGTTTAGTGAGCAATTTGAGAAAGGGCAAGATGTAATGGTAGTAGCTAACTTACCATACTATATTACAACGCCAATTTTATTTAAATTGCTGGAAGAGAAATTACCGGTTCGTGGATTTGTTGTTATGATGCAAAAAGAAGTTGGAGATCGTTTAGCTGCTAAACCTGGAACGAAAGAGTATGGTTCTTTATCGATTGCTATTCAGTATTATACAGAGGTAGAAACAGTTATGACTGTACCACGTACAGTGTTTGTACCACAACCAAATGTGGATTCTGCAATTATCCGTCTTCTAAAACGTCCGAAACCAGTTGTAGAAGTAACAGATGAGAATTTCTTCTTTGAAGTAGTACGAGCAAGTTTTGCACAACGTCGTAAAACTTTAATGAATAATTTATCAAATAATTTAAATGGTTTCCCGAAAGATAAAGAGCTGTTAGATCGAATTTTAACAGAAGTAGAAATTGATCCAAAACGAAGAGGCGAAACACTATCGATTGAAGAGTTTGCAACATTAAGTAATGCATTAGTTCTTCATAAATTGTCATAA
- a CDS encoding RidA family protein produces MKVVQTNNAPQAIGPYSQGIIVNNMFYSSGQIPLTASGELVAGDVTVQTEQVFQNLQAVLEEAGASFDTVVKTTVFLKDMDDFNAVNEVYGSYFSTHKPARSCVQVAKLPKDVSVEIEVIALVK; encoded by the coding sequence ATGAAAGTTGTTCAAACAAACAATGCACCACAAGCGATTGGACCATATTCACAAGGGATTATTGTAAATAATATGTTTTATAGTTCAGGACAAATTCCGTTAACTGCAAGTGGAGAGCTTGTAGCAGGAGACGTGACAGTACAAACAGAGCAAGTGTTTCAAAATTTACAAGCAGTATTAGAAGAAGCGGGTGCTTCATTTGATACAGTAGTAAAAACAACAGTATTCTTAAAAGATATGGATGATTTTAATGCTGTTAATGAAGTATATGGCTCTTATTTCTCTACTCATAAGCCAGCTCGTTCTTGTGTACAAGTAGCAAAATTACCGAAAGATGTATCAGTTGAAATCGAAGTAATTGCCCTAGTTAAGTAA